A window from Corynebacterium urealyticum DSM 7109 encodes these proteins:
- a CDS encoding IS256-like element IS3503 family transposase — MTTNRPSCPLCGNNTKKNGTTSKSTTRWRCTHCGHSFTRNTQTHNKNTATMALFIQWATGTQSLTTFAAHHGVTRQTMHHRFRWCWWIIPTPTIDSFRIHDQIFLDATYLKSGCLLIAASKTHVINWTWARHETTAAYTELLRPIAAPLIAVTDGGQGAQSAIHHCWPTTRIQRCLVHAQRTVRRHTTSNPRTDAGKTLYRLALKLTRITDLDQASTWVAHLHEFDHTYREWMNEKTTIKDPVTGAYTKVYTHQRVRAAYQSLLSLHRRDLLFTYLQPPPTTIDPDNLAATTNSLEGGINAPIKELARRHRGLSLPHQRTVMDWWLYLHTEVPDDPVKIARDQRWGQDALSTATDLITHDTTATTNDIGAPAEYDTAIDTSYQHNLGIQKGWIK; from the coding sequence ATGACCACCAACCGCCCCAGCTGCCCACTATGCGGCAACAACACAAAGAAAAACGGCACCACCAGCAAATCAACCACCCGTTGGCGCTGCACCCACTGCGGACACTCCTTTACCCGCAACACCCAAACCCACAACAAAAACACCGCCACCATGGCTTTGTTCATCCAATGGGCCACCGGCACCCAATCTCTAACCACCTTCGCCGCACACCATGGCGTAACCAGGCAAACCATGCACCACCGATTCCGATGGTGCTGGTGGATCATCCCCACACCCACCATCGACTCATTCCGCATCCATGACCAAATCTTCCTCGACGCGACCTATCTAAAGTCCGGATGCCTCCTGATCGCAGCCAGTAAAACCCACGTCATCAACTGGACCTGGGCCAGACACGAAACCACCGCCGCCTACACCGAACTCCTACGCCCCATTGCCGCACCACTAATCGCAGTCACAGACGGCGGACAAGGTGCCCAATCAGCCATCCACCACTGCTGGCCAACAACACGCATCCAACGCTGCCTCGTCCACGCCCAACGAACAGTCCGCCGCCACACCACCAGCAACCCCCGCACCGATGCCGGCAAAACCCTCTACCGCCTAGCCCTGAAACTCACTCGCATCACCGACCTTGACCAAGCATCCACATGGGTCGCCCACCTGCACGAATTCGACCACACCTACCGGGAATGGATGAACGAGAAAACCACCATCAAAGACCCCGTTACCGGCGCCTACACCAAGGTCTACACCCACCAACGCGTCCGAGCGGCCTATCAATCATTGCTATCTCTGCACCGCAGAGACCTGCTGTTTACCTACCTGCAACCCCCACCAACAACCATCGACCCCGACAACCTTGCAGCAACAACAAACAGCCTCGAAGGTGGCATCAACGCCCCCATAAAAGAACTAGCGCGCAGACACCGCGGACTATCACTACCGCATCAACGCACAGTGATGGATTGGTGGCTGTATCTACATACAGAAGTCCCTGACGATCCGGTCAAGATCGCCAGGGACCAACGATGGGGTCAAGACGCACTTTCCACAGCAACAGACCTGATCACCCACGACACCACAGCCACTACCAATGACATCGGTGCACCAGCAGAATACGACACCGCCATCGACACCAGCTACCAACACAACCTCGGCATCCAAAAAGGCTGGATCAAATAA
- a CDS encoding nucleoside deaminase: MWLRSWASTRSSPTCWTPTCLTTRTMTTEPGSPAQPDRLIGGGLPRQGGHVADEELMRQAIDVACSTPPGDVPVGALVVDADGTVLATATNRREQDADPLAHAEVLALRQAVRALGDSWRLERCTLVVTLEPCAMCAGAALGARVGRIVFGAYEPRTGACGSVWDLPREALLHKAEVRGGVLQPECEQLLRGFFEKLR, from the coding sequence GTGTGGCTGAGGAGCTGGGCTTCGACGAGGAGCTCTCCGACCTGCTGGACGCCAACCTGCCTGACGACGAGGACGATGACGACTGAGCCTGGCAGCCCGGCCCAACCGGACCGGCTCATCGGGGGCGGTCTGCCCCGGCAGGGTGGGCACGTCGCTGACGAGGAGCTGATGCGGCAGGCCATCGACGTCGCCTGTTCCACGCCGCCGGGGGATGTTCCGGTCGGTGCGCTGGTCGTCGACGCCGACGGCACCGTCCTGGCCACCGCGACGAACCGCCGCGAGCAGGACGCCGACCCTCTGGCGCACGCGGAGGTCCTCGCGCTGCGGCAGGCGGTCCGAGCTCTCGGAGATTCCTGGCGGCTGGAGCGCTGCACCTTGGTCGTGACCTTGGAACCGTGCGCGATGTGCGCGGGAGCTGCCCTGGGGGCGCGGGTGGGTCGCATCGTGTTCGGCGCCTACGAGCCCCGCACCGGGGCGTGCGGCAGCGTGTGGGACCTGCCACGGGAGGCTTTGCTGCACAAGGCCGAGGTGCGCGGGGGCGTGCTGCAGCCGGAGTGCGAGCAGCTCCTGCGGGGTTTCTTCGAGAAGCTCCGCTAA
- a CDS encoding MMPL family transporter — MAKFLFHLGRWSFTRKWLAIGIWLVVLVGIGAAALTSQKGFNDVFEIEDMPSTHATELLQEKFPEMGDPGEESIVNVVFQAPEGKQLKDPEYMAAMDRTVEAIKKDVSHLGDTLQLHNPVTMNDGLQKELVKQEMDMGLPRETALLDAHTLRAVSDDGRTGVLSFTFDVPVPADVTDEDRAAVTEAMNISRDAGLTVEAGGLGFADPVAVEPISEIAGLVVAMIILWVTFASLLAAGLPLLTAVVGIGIGTLLTVGATFFVPLNSMTPTLGLMLGLAVGIDYALFIMARYRDELRHGRSRLDAIGLATGTAGSAVVFAGLTVIIALVSLRLANITFLTYMGYAAAANVFIAVLVALTLLPALLGVLGDRVFKKEAAGPHDTEARAVPPEKQKNTISVRWVKLVHRVPGLMLALVMVVLAGLSIPVLNLELALPSDKTANVTSTQRKSAEMLEEGFGGGKNAPMLVVVDGSEARADAEALKPYRGGTEPTSENQPSPAQATFMYAADQMRQNSDVVNAQIVGMSEDETAAQLLVTPKEGPTDDRTVQLIHTLRAQQAAIEAATGATIGITGLTAIQQDVTDKLADAMPIYLGLVVGLALILLLMVFRSIVVTLIAALGFLLSVGAAFGVTVLFWQEGLWGLWHSPGPLISFVPIFLIGVTFGLAMDYQVFIVSRMRERFLHDSQVAARGSRYTAVEDSVIGGFSLGAQVVTAAALIMIGVFASFVFQPLPFIQIFGFALGAGVLFDAFFIRMTFVPALMFLFGKGTWWMPKWLDKVLPTVDVEGSALENAFASGEIGEAAKR; from the coding sequence GTGGCGAAGTTCCTGTTTCACCTCGGACGCTGGTCCTTTACTCGTAAGTGGCTCGCCATCGGCATCTGGCTGGTCGTCCTCGTCGGTATCGGCGCGGCCGCGCTCACGAGCCAGAAGGGATTCAACGACGTCTTCGAAATCGAGGACATGCCCTCCACGCACGCCACCGAGCTGCTCCAGGAGAAGTTCCCCGAGATGGGCGACCCTGGCGAGGAATCGATCGTCAACGTCGTATTCCAGGCCCCGGAGGGCAAGCAGCTCAAGGACCCCGAGTACATGGCTGCGATGGACCGCACCGTCGAGGCCATTAAGAAGGACGTTTCGCACCTCGGCGACACCCTCCAGCTGCACAATCCCGTGACGATGAACGACGGGCTGCAGAAGGAGCTCGTCAAGCAGGAAATGGACATGGGGCTGCCGCGCGAGACCGCACTGCTGGACGCGCACACCCTCCGCGCTGTTTCCGACGACGGCCGCACCGGCGTGCTGAGCTTCACCTTCGACGTCCCCGTCCCCGCGGACGTCACCGACGAGGACCGTGCCGCCGTCACCGAGGCGATGAACATCTCTCGCGACGCAGGGCTCACCGTCGAGGCCGGTGGTCTGGGCTTCGCGGACCCCGTCGCCGTCGAACCGATCAGTGAGATCGCTGGTCTGGTGGTGGCGATGATCATCCTGTGGGTGACCTTCGCCAGCCTCCTTGCCGCCGGGTTGCCGCTGCTCACCGCGGTGGTTGGCATCGGTATTGGCACGCTGTTGACGGTCGGCGCGACCTTCTTCGTGCCGTTGAATTCTATGACGCCCACGCTGGGCCTCATGCTGGGCCTGGCGGTCGGTATCGACTACGCACTGTTCATCATGGCCCGCTACCGCGACGAGCTGCGGCACGGGCGCAGCCGACTGGATGCGATCGGGTTGGCGACCGGCACGGCGGGCTCGGCGGTGGTTTTCGCCGGCCTGACGGTGATCATCGCGCTGGTCTCGCTGCGCCTGGCGAACATCACCTTCCTGACGTATATGGGCTACGCGGCCGCGGCGAATGTCTTCATCGCCGTGCTGGTGGCCCTGACCCTGCTGCCCGCGCTGCTCGGCGTGCTCGGGGATCGGGTGTTCAAGAAGGAGGCCGCCGGCCCGCACGACACGGAGGCCCGCGCCGTGCCACCGGAAAAGCAGAAGAACACTATCAGCGTGCGCTGGGTGAAGCTCGTGCACCGCGTGCCTGGGCTGATGCTTGCCCTGGTGATGGTGGTGCTGGCTGGGCTGTCGATCCCGGTGCTGAACCTCGAGCTGGCGCTGCCCTCGGATAAGACGGCCAACGTGACCTCCACACAGCGCAAATCCGCGGAGATGCTGGAGGAGGGCTTCGGAGGCGGTAAGAATGCCCCGATGCTCGTCGTGGTGGACGGGTCTGAGGCCCGCGCGGATGCGGAGGCGCTGAAGCCTTACCGTGGCGGCACGGAACCGACGTCGGAAAACCAACCGAGCCCGGCGCAGGCGACGTTCATGTACGCGGCGGACCAGATGCGCCAGAACTCGGACGTGGTGAACGCGCAGATCGTCGGCATGAGTGAGGACGAGACCGCCGCGCAGCTGCTGGTCACGCCGAAGGAGGGCCCGACGGATGACCGGACCGTGCAGCTGATCCACACGCTGCGGGCACAGCAGGCGGCGATCGAGGCGGCGACCGGCGCGACGATCGGCATTACCGGCCTGACAGCGATCCAGCAGGACGTCACCGACAAGCTGGCCGACGCGATGCCGATTTACCTGGGCCTCGTGGTGGGGCTGGCGCTGATCCTGCTGCTCATGGTCTTCCGCTCGATCGTGGTCACGCTGATCGCGGCACTTGGGTTCCTGCTTTCGGTGGGCGCGGCCTTCGGCGTGACGGTGCTGTTCTGGCAGGAGGGCCTGTGGGGGCTGTGGCACTCGCCGGGCCCGCTGATCAGCTTCGTTCCGATCTTCCTCATCGGCGTGACCTTCGGCCTGGCGATGGACTATCAGGTGTTCATCGTCTCCCGCATGCGCGAGCGTTTCCTGCACGATTCGCAGGTCGCGGCGCGCGGTTCGCGCTATACCGCGGTGGAGGATTCCGTGATCGGTGGCTTCTCGCTGGGCGCGCAGGTGGTGACGGCGGCGGCGCTGATCATGATTGGCGTGTTCGCGTCCTTCGTGTTCCAGCCGTTGCCGTTCATCCAGATCTTCGGCTTCGCGCTCGGCGCGGGCGTGCTCTTCGACGCCTTCTTCATCCGTATGACGTTCGTCCCGGCGCTGATGTTCCTCTTCGGTAAGGGGACGTGGTGGATGCCGAAGTGGCTGGATAAGGTGCTGCCCACCGTGGACGTCGAGGGCTCGGCCCTGGAGAATGCCTTCGCCAGCGGGGAGATCGGCGAGGCTGCCAAGCGCTAG
- a CDS encoding tRNA adenosine deaminase-associated protein, with protein sequence MSNTDSFDTIAVVATSTEHGWALRELPDDATDSLESLVDHLRSERAEGAVLGLVCIEDSWCAIVRPVPGGVGILMSDATAAIDDYLATDMLDELDVDTPTEEEADEADENDTPWPEGEFDMLEDLGVSEQLLTVVFDDPEYYPAEQLICVAEELGFDEELSDLLDANLPDDEDDDD encoded by the coding sequence ATGAGTAACACTGACTCCTTCGACACGATCGCTGTCGTGGCGACCAGCACCGAGCATGGCTGGGCGCTCCGCGAGCTGCCTGATGACGCGACCGATTCCCTCGAGAGCCTCGTCGACCACCTCCGCAGCGAACGCGCCGAAGGTGCCGTTCTGGGGCTGGTCTGTATCGAGGACTCCTGGTGCGCGATCGTGCGCCCCGTCCCTGGTGGAGTGGGGATTTTGATGTCGGACGCCACCGCGGCGATCGATGACTACCTGGCGACCGACATGCTCGACGAGCTGGACGTCGACACCCCCACCGAGGAAGAGGCCGACGAGGCCGACGAGAACGATACCCCCTGGCCAGAGGGTGAATTCGACATGCTGGAGGACCTGGGTGTGTCCGAGCAACTGCTCACGGTTGTTTTCGACGATCCGGAGTACTACCCGGCGGAGCAGCTGATCTGTGTGGCTGAGGAGCTGGGCTTCGACGAGGAGCTCTCCGACCTGCTGGACGCCAACCTGCCTGACGACGAGGACGATGACGACTGA
- a CDS encoding crotonase/enoyl-CoA hydratase family protein produces the protein MTARTEHSSATTAQEASARNEGPASRHGEVTLNVEDGIAYVTLRRPGKLNSLTLSVLDDLVATAHRIRRDRTIRAVILAGEDHNFTAGLDFGSALKTPAGIAKAFVPRPWRGTNTFQEACWAFRRLPVPVIAAVEGFCFGGGVQLVAAADYRFTTADAQWSVLEAKWGLIPDMSGIFSLKQLLPIDTAKRLTMTGEVFDGTRAVELGLASEVAEDPAGAARALAEELATRSPDSVAYAKRIIDETWTAGPRRTFFMERARQARLLVAKNTKIAQKAAAKARGAVVDARFKPREVR, from the coding sequence ATGACAGCCCGCACTGAACACTCTTCCGCCACGACCGCCCAGGAAGCCTCCGCCCGGAACGAGGGCCCCGCCTCCCGCCACGGCGAGGTCACGTTGAACGTCGAGGACGGCATCGCCTACGTCACCCTTCGCCGTCCCGGCAAGCTGAACTCCCTCACCCTGTCCGTTCTCGACGACCTGGTCGCCACCGCGCACAGAATCCGCCGCGACCGCACGATCCGGGCCGTCATTCTCGCAGGTGAGGACCACAACTTCACCGCGGGCCTGGACTTCGGCTCCGCGTTGAAGACCCCCGCTGGCATCGCTAAGGCCTTCGTTCCCCGGCCGTGGCGCGGCACCAATACTTTCCAGGAGGCGTGCTGGGCTTTCCGACGCCTGCCCGTGCCCGTCATCGCGGCAGTCGAGGGCTTCTGCTTCGGCGGTGGGGTACAGCTCGTCGCGGCCGCGGATTACCGCTTCACCACCGCGGACGCCCAGTGGTCCGTGCTGGAGGCCAAGTGGGGCCTGATCCCGGACATGTCGGGGATCTTCTCCCTCAAGCAGCTACTGCCCATCGATACCGCGAAGCGCCTGACCATGACCGGCGAGGTGTTCGACGGCACCCGCGCCGTCGAGCTGGGGCTCGCCTCCGAGGTCGCGGAGGACCCTGCCGGGGCCGCCCGCGCCCTCGCCGAGGAGCTGGCAACCCGCTCCCCGGATTCGGTGGCCTACGCCAAGCGCATCATCGACGAGACCTGGACCGCCGGCCCGCGCCGCACCTTCTTCATGGAGCGCGCCCGCCAGGCCCGCCTGCTGGTCGCCAAGAACACCAAGATCGCGCAGAAGGCTGCAGCCAAGGCGCGCGGCGCGGTTGTGGACGCTCGCTTCAAGCCCCGCGAGGTCCGCTAG
- the gluQRS gene encoding tRNA glutamyl-Q(34) synthetase GluQRS, protein MANGGAGLAQQGAGRYAPSPSGDLHLGNLRTAILAWLFARHSGRAFHLRVDDIDAQRSSEESARRQLADLAALGITHDGPIVYERDCLDHYADALQKLADQGRVYECYCSRKEIQEASRAPHTAPGAYPGTCRNLSEEERSTRRAELAEAGRSPALRLRVGDLSTSAATPASLVTTHTITEGFAAGEALGSDVLKEGTYTGEVDDMVLRRGGNTAQLDGSEYAYNLAVVVDDALAGVDQVVRGDDLLSSAPRQAYLAGLLGLPEVEYLHVPLVLGPEGKRLAKRDGAVTMRELGVADALAWIGESLGEAVGVTAARVRDALAQGAVPAEILEGWAESFRPELLSREPVTYLG, encoded by the coding sequence TTGGCTAACGGGGGCGCCGGTTTAGCACAGCAGGGAGCTGGTCGTTATGCGCCGAGCCCCTCCGGCGACCTGCACCTGGGCAACCTGCGCACCGCGATCCTCGCGTGGCTCTTCGCCCGCCACAGTGGCCGGGCCTTCCACCTGCGCGTCGACGACATTGATGCCCAGCGCTCCTCGGAAGAATCCGCCCGCCGGCAGCTCGCGGACCTCGCCGCACTCGGAATCACCCACGACGGGCCGATCGTCTACGAGCGCGACTGCCTCGACCACTACGCCGATGCCCTGCAGAAGCTCGCTGACCAGGGGCGGGTCTACGAGTGCTACTGCTCGCGCAAGGAGATCCAGGAGGCCTCCCGCGCCCCGCACACCGCCCCAGGCGCGTACCCCGGGACCTGCCGGAATCTCAGCGAGGAGGAACGAAGCACGCGCCGGGCGGAGCTCGCCGAGGCGGGCCGCAGCCCAGCATTAAGGCTGCGCGTCGGTGATCTTTCTACCTCGGCCGCCACCCCGGCCAGCCTGGTCACCACCCACACGATCACCGAAGGCTTCGCGGCCGGGGAAGCGTTGGGCAGTGACGTCCTGAAAGAAGGGACCTATACCGGCGAGGTGGATGACATGGTGCTGCGGCGCGGCGGGAACACCGCGCAGCTGGATGGCAGCGAGTATGCGTACAACCTGGCCGTCGTGGTGGACGATGCGCTCGCGGGCGTGGACCAGGTGGTTCGCGGGGATGACCTGCTGAGTTCCGCGCCCCGGCAGGCGTACCTGGCCGGGCTGCTGGGGTTGCCGGAGGTGGAGTACCTGCACGTGCCGCTGGTTCTCGGACCGGAGGGCAAGCGCCTAGCGAAGCGCGACGGGGCGGTCACGATGCGCGAGCTCGGGGTGGCCGATGCCCTGGCGTGGATCGGGGAGTCACTGGGGGAGGCCGTGGGCGTGACTGCCGCGAGGGTGCGCGACGCCCTGGCGCAGGGGGCGGTCCCTGCGGAGATCCTCGAAGGTTGGGCGGAGAGCTTCCGCCCGGAGCTGCTCTCCCGCGAGCCGGTGACGTACCTGGGCTAG
- a CDS encoding prephenate dehydrogenase translates to MHPSPGTPTAFERFPVCVLGLGLIGGSLLRDLADDGWPAFGWNRSAKTVDQATEDGYDVSGDLTATLQRAEREDALVVLGVPAPALPEILDAVGQHAPSVGLTDVTSVKGEVQALVEDRGMADRFVGGHPMAGTAHSGWRATLNGLFDGAVWVVAYDRAVAENEPPRAWFTTFERVVRMAEATGAITIPSRSGAHDRAVARISHLPHVFAETLAMVGDQGGPLSLALAAGSFRDTTRVAGTAPSLVRAMCEGNRDALIECFDEALEILNQAREELEHKDLSALTEAGYAARKRYEATTKHGDATDPRPVIRVSPGAKGWVDQLLSAESIGARIEIF, encoded by the coding sequence CTGCACCCGTCGCCGGGCACCCCGACCGCGTTCGAGCGCTTCCCAGTGTGCGTCCTGGGGCTGGGGTTGATCGGTGGCTCTCTGCTGCGTGATCTCGCGGATGACGGCTGGCCAGCGTTCGGTTGGAATCGTTCCGCGAAGACGGTGGATCAGGCTACTGAGGATGGTTACGACGTCTCCGGGGACCTCACCGCGACCCTACAGCGCGCGGAACGGGAGGACGCCCTCGTCGTCCTCGGGGTTCCGGCTCCTGCGCTACCGGAGATTTTGGACGCCGTCGGCCAGCACGCCCCGAGCGTGGGCCTGACCGATGTGACCAGCGTGAAGGGCGAGGTTCAGGCGCTGGTCGAGGATCGCGGGATGGCTGATCGCTTCGTCGGCGGGCACCCGATGGCAGGAACTGCGCATTCGGGCTGGCGCGCGACCCTCAACGGGCTCTTCGACGGCGCCGTCTGGGTGGTCGCTTACGACCGGGCCGTCGCTGAAAACGAGCCCCCGCGCGCGTGGTTCACCACCTTCGAGCGGGTAGTGCGCATGGCGGAGGCCACCGGCGCGATCACGATCCCGAGCCGCTCGGGCGCGCACGACCGCGCGGTGGCCCGGATTTCCCACCTGCCGCATGTTTTCGCCGAGACCTTGGCGATGGTGGGTGACCAGGGAGGGCCGCTCAGCCTCGCCCTGGCCGCAGGGTCCTTCCGGGACACCACCCGGGTGGCTGGCACCGCCCCATCCCTGGTCCGGGCGATGTGCGAGGGCAACCGGGATGCGCTGATCGAGTGCTTCGATGAAGCCCTGGAGATCCTCAACCAGGCTCGCGAGGAGCTGGAGCACAAGGACCTCAGCGCGCTGACGGAGGCCGGCTATGCCGCCCGGAAGCGCTACGAGGCTACGACGAAGCACGGGGATGCCACGGATCCGCGCCCGGTGATCCGCGTGAGCCCCGGGGCGAAGGGCTGGGTGGACCAGCTACTCAGCGCGGAGTCCATCGGCGCACGCATCGAGATTTTCTAG
- a CDS encoding IS256 family transposase, translating into MTTVSPKKGHDPARVNEISEKLMENPELASLISELSTSADDASDLVKGLLQASINAGLQAEMDAHLGYSHSDRKSKAQVEPVHGGNHRNGSYTKTVNSGYGAVEVTVPRDRAGTFTPKMVPKGARRLTELDDMIVSLYAGGMTVRDIQHHLATTLGVDMSPDTISTITDAVLDEVMIWQNRQLDEFYPVIFLDALRVKIRDGHRVVNKACYMAVGVDMDGIKHILGLWIADNEGAAFWASVCADLANRGVQDVFIVCCDGLKGLPEAVEATWPNSMVQTCIVHLIRASNRWVSHQDRKSVSRALREVYTAANEDTARASLDAFQASELGQRYPQSVKVWRDAWDRFVPFLQFPPAARRVLYTTNSIESLNAELRKATRNRGQFPNDTAALKTLWLMICNIEDKRAAQRAKKAKRDIECNGYIEGAKATGWKQAINQLAVAYPDRFADYL; encoded by the coding sequence ATGACTACTGTGTCACCGAAGAAAGGCCATGACCCGGCGAGGGTCAACGAGATCAGCGAGAAGCTGATGGAAAATCCTGAGCTGGCTAGCCTGATCAGCGAGCTGTCGACCTCCGCTGATGATGCAAGCGACCTGGTCAAAGGCCTGCTGCAGGCATCAATCAACGCTGGTCTGCAGGCGGAGATGGATGCGCATTTGGGCTATAGCCACTCCGACCGCAAGTCCAAAGCCCAGGTTGAACCCGTGCACGGCGGCAATCACCGCAACGGGTCGTACACCAAGACCGTCAATTCTGGCTACGGCGCGGTGGAAGTGACCGTGCCCAGGGATCGTGCCGGCACGTTTACTCCGAAGATGGTGCCCAAGGGCGCACGGCGGCTCACAGAGCTCGACGACATGATCGTCTCGCTATACGCCGGTGGGATGACAGTGCGCGATATTCAGCATCACCTCGCGACCACGCTCGGGGTGGATATGAGCCCAGATACGATCAGCACGATCACCGATGCGGTGTTAGACGAGGTCATGATCTGGCAAAACCGCCAGCTCGACGAGTTTTACCCGGTGATCTTCCTCGACGCGCTACGCGTGAAAATCCGTGACGGTCACCGCGTGGTCAATAAGGCCTGCTACATGGCGGTTGGTGTCGACATGGACGGCATCAAGCACATCCTGGGATTGTGGATTGCCGATAATGAAGGCGCTGCATTCTGGGCATCGGTGTGCGCGGATCTGGCCAACCGTGGCGTCCAGGACGTGTTCATCGTGTGCTGCGACGGGCTGAAAGGCTTGCCGGAAGCTGTCGAGGCAACCTGGCCGAATTCCATGGTGCAAACCTGCATTGTGCACCTGATTCGGGCTTCGAACCGGTGGGTGTCGCATCAGGACCGCAAATCTGTCTCCCGTGCGCTACGTGAGGTCTACACGGCCGCCAACGAGGACACCGCACGTGCCAGCCTGGACGCGTTCCAGGCCAGTGAACTGGGCCAGAGATACCCGCAATCGGTCAAAGTCTGGCGCGACGCCTGGGACCGGTTCGTGCCGTTTTTACAGTTCCCGCCAGCGGCCCGCCGGGTGCTCTACACCACGAATTCGATCGAATCGCTCAACGCTGAACTGCGTAAAGCTACCCGTAACCGCGGGCAATTCCCGAACGACACCGCGGCGCTGAAAACGCTGTGGCTGATGATCTGCAACATCGAAGACAAGCGCGCTGCCCAGCGAGCGAAAAAAGCGAAGCGCGACATCGAATGCAATGGCTATATTGAAGGAGCGAAAGCCACCGGGTGGAAACAAGCCATCAACCAACTAGCCGTGGCTTACCCCGACCGATTCGCGGACTACTTGTAA
- the tgt gene encoding tRNA guanosine(34) transglycosylase Tgt: MPSPAGRSARLPSARRVGSGASTRLSVMTSGSHSQPPHDAAGFATDTSFELLKPLGEVTDPIASHSGEGDRETRLTQGRVGVLKTPHGNINTPAFIPVATKATVKTLTPEQVRSAGAQAILSNAYHLYLQPGPDIVDEAGGVATFENWHGPTYTDSGGFQVMSLGVGYKKVLAMDSKVSEDKVIAQQKKRMAIVDEDGVDFRSVIDGSKHRFTPEVSMQIQHQLGADIMFAFDELTTLANTRAYQEASVARTHRWAKRCLEEHQRQTELRSHRPLQSLWGVVQGAQYEDLRRQAARGLVQLSEEAEAEGKRGFGGFGIGGALEKENLGTIVEWVSQELPDDKPRHLLGISEPDDLFTAIAAGADTFDCVAPTRLGRRGGVYTLDGRMNLSNARFRRDFTPVDAEVGGYVSENYTRAYIHHLLRAKEYLAGTLCTLHNLHFMIKLVDNIREAMLEGRFEEYRAEFMGRYYGPGWEQRLG; encoded by the coding sequence ATGCCTTCGCCAGCGGGGAGATCGGCGAGGCTGCCAAGCGCTAGGCGTGTGGGGTCCGGGGCGAGCACTAGACTGTCGGTTATGACTTCCGGATCCCACTCGCAGCCACCGCACGACGCGGCCGGGTTTGCCACTGATACGTCCTTCGAGCTCCTCAAGCCCCTGGGCGAGGTGACCGACCCGATCGCATCGCACTCCGGCGAAGGGGACCGGGAAACACGGCTGACGCAGGGGCGGGTGGGCGTGCTCAAAACACCGCACGGGAACATCAACACCCCCGCCTTCATCCCCGTCGCAACCAAAGCGACGGTGAAGACCCTGACCCCGGAGCAGGTGCGATCCGCGGGGGCGCAGGCGATCCTCTCCAACGCGTACCACCTCTACCTGCAGCCCGGGCCGGACATCGTCGACGAAGCCGGTGGCGTGGCCACCTTCGAGAACTGGCACGGGCCGACCTACACGGACTCCGGCGGATTCCAAGTCATGAGCCTCGGTGTGGGCTACAAGAAGGTCCTCGCGATGGACTCGAAGGTCTCCGAAGATAAGGTCATCGCGCAGCAGAAGAAGCGCATGGCGATCGTGGACGAGGACGGGGTGGACTTCCGCAGCGTCATCGACGGCTCCAAGCACCGCTTCACCCCCGAGGTCAGCATGCAGATCCAGCACCAGCTGGGGGCGGACATCATGTTCGCTTTCGACGAGCTGACCACGCTGGCGAATACCCGGGCCTACCAGGAGGCGTCGGTGGCCCGCACCCACCGCTGGGCGAAGCGCTGCCTGGAGGAGCACCAGCGCCAGACGGAGCTGCGCAGCCACCGGCCGCTGCAGTCCCTGTGGGGCGTGGTGCAGGGCGCCCAGTACGAGGACCTGCGCCGGCAGGCAGCCCGCGGGCTGGTGCAGCTCTCCGAGGAGGCTGAGGCAGAGGGCAAGCGCGGCTTCGGCGGCTTCGGCATCGGCGGTGCCTTGGAGAAGGAGAATCTCGGAACCATCGTGGAGTGGGTCTCCCAGGAGCTCCCGGACGACAAGCCACGGCACCTGCTGGGCATCTCCGAGCCGGATGACCTTTTCACTGCCATCGCCGCTGGTGCGGACACCTTCGACTGCGTGGCGCCCACCCGGCTCGGCCGCCGCGGTGGGGTGTACACGCTCGATGGGCGGATGAACCTCTCCAACGCGCGCTTCCGCCGGGACTTCACGCCGGTGGACGCCGAGGTGGGTGGCTATGTGAGCGAGAACTACACCCGCGCCTACATCCACCACCTGCTGCGTGCGAAGGAATACCTCGCGGGCACGCTGTGCACGCTGCACAACCTGCACTTCATGATCAAGCTGGTGGACAACATCCGGGAGGCGATGCTGGAGGGCCGCTTCGAGGAGTACCGTGCGGAGTTCATGGGCCGCTACTACGGGCCGGGCTGGGAGCAGCGCCTTGGCTAA